Within the Halichoerus grypus chromosome 2, mHalGry1.hap1.1, whole genome shotgun sequence genome, the region TGAATTGAAGAGTACCTTTGTTCATACATAATTAAAAGCTTCCAACTAATTTACTCCAACATCAAATCAAATTACTATTATAGTTCCTTTGATTTCGATCaatttgaaatatgtaaatattattcgTATTCTAGGTCAGAAATCTTTTCTTGTGAACCAAGTGACATAGTTTATATAAAGGTATCTTGCAGAGTGCTTAGCTTCAGGTAGAACTTTAATAAATGCTTACCAAATCTGATTTTGAATGGGTGGAGTAAAAGACATGATTCATGGACACATGTACCACTTGTAAATGATTTAATAGAACTTACAAGCTGTAGTGCCTCTCATGGAGGAGTCCTTGTTACTGTCAAAAGAGAGTAGGAAgtgatgaaatatttttctactgcTGGAATATTTGAACCAAGTCTCAGGGAAAAGCATCTGGGAGTTATGACATTTTGAAGAATGTACTGCCATCTACTACTATATTCTTTGAAATGCATTTGATCTAGCATTGTCAATTATGTTTGATCTATCATTGCTACCAATTAAATGATAGAGGTAAGTGCTGGGAGCTTGtaaataacttgaaaaatatttttcataaagtgTCCTGTATTTTGTcctattgtattttatatattgcaCTAAAATACttaatgtggaattaaaaaattaaatggcaaaggtatttttttttgttctagatTTATGTTAACTTCCTAAGAGAACATCTTTCAAATTGGGTTGCAAAGTGCAACATACATAGTTTGAGATTTCTAATGCATGTGTCTGACCAATGGTGATGGTAGAACTCACAGGGTATCTCCCTGGCTCTTTGTTCTACCCTCATTTAGATCAGAGATACATTTTATAGGAACTCAAGTAAATGGAGATGAGTGTTGGGAGTTGAAACTTAGAGAGCAATTTGGGGATGAGTGAGAAGAGTATAATAGGCTAAGACATAGGAATTAAACCTGAATGCATTTGGAAAATAGTATCTAAAAGATAGTATCTggtagatgttttaaaatttacttagtaAGTAATATAATCTTTAGTTAGGCACACATGAAGGAGAACATCTAGTATATAAACTGGAAGGAGATTAAAATGGTAGAGGTAAATCTAGGTAGAAATCCCGTAGATTTGAGCAACCGGAAAATTTTAGCCAAAAGTGACTTTACTGGTTTAGACCTAATCATAATAGGTTAGaacattttaagtatttgaatAACTATGAAGATTATTTAATGCATGGAGCATTTTATTAACTGATGGATTTAAGCATAATGTAATTAGTATTTAATCTTTCTGATTTAGACTTTATGCTTTAGGATTATTATCAAAATGCAAATCCACTCTTCTTGAATTCCAGCTAAAGATGGACAAGCTTAgaggtagaaggaagaaaataactcaGTTTGCTTtacacatttaaacattttatttgaaattaaaggGATATTCGAGGAGAAAGCAGGTCTGAAAATACGTGGGGATCAAGAGATAGGGAGGAGACCAGAGATGTCACTGAATTGAAGAAATACCCTACCCTGGTGTCTTTTCAAGCAAGGCAGGATATCTAGATACTCTGATTGATACATGCTTTCAGTGTGCTAATTCAACACATCCAAGAGGGTCCTGTCTAAGACCCATTATTTCTGAGTAGCTTAGAAACATCATGATACTTAGCATGGGAGTAAAATTGAACCCTTCTTCAGAGATCAGAGCAGTTTGTTTAGTTTCCCCTTTCATTCTTAATTAATCAGCAGCCTGGCTTTCAGCAGGTGGGCTCACAACAGCTGGGCTGgcagcagtagcagcagcagGCTGGGCGGCAGCAGGACTGTCCGCAGTAGGATGGGCGGCAGCAGGGGGCCTGGGCGTGGTGCAGCTGGCAGCAGGTTGGGGGCGTGCAGCTCACCACACAGCAGGGGGGCAGGCAGGTGTCCTCCACGCGGCAGTCAGGGCGGCACCACCTGACTCGGCAGCTCACAGCTCCGTAGCCACCCTCCTGGCCACCACCAGTGCCACAGCTGGTCCCACCGCAGCTGGGCTCATAGCAGCTGGGCTGGTAGCAGCTGGGctggcagcagctggagccacagtTCCCACTGGTGGAGCAGGTGGGAAATCCACAGAAGCTAGTGGAGCAGCAGGCCATGGTCAGGAGCTGGGTTGAGAGTTGGGTTGCTAAGAGAAGTTTTTGAGTTTTGGCTGCACCTTCTACATCTGGCCTTTTATATATTTCCTAGAGCTGCATATTTCCCTGACATTCAGTATTGTTCCTTGATACCATTTGCAAAGTAAGTCTCTGATTGGCTGATCCCTGAGTTGTTTAGAAAGTTATTAATAGCATTTCAATAGCCTGCTTTGGTCATTATTCAGTTAAGTCtcattgtatttcttctttgcccTCTGGATCATTATAGAAGCCAATCAGCAACACCTCTTTATGCAAATCACATGACAGACTAGAGTTGGGCCAACCCTGGCTTGCTTTGTCATACCTGTCCTTTGTTAACCTGTAGGCCAAGTTTATCTAAATTGAGCATTTTCTTCCTAAGTGGTCACTAAATTAAGGATCAGGACTTCATAAATAGAATTTGTTCAGACTTGGAATGACTAACATTAGTGTCATCAAAACATGAGCTATCCAAATTAATCAACATCCAAAGCACTATGCCTTTCTAAAATCTGTTTGTGCAAGTTACAGGATACTAAGAGCTCTAACCAGTATTTTTGCCTTCAACCATCAGTGTACATATTCCCAGTTGAAACCCTTAATGACTTTTGCTGATAGATTGTTTTCTGACtctactaaattaaaaatatatgctagTAATGAATACATGTTTTAACAAGTCAAACAGTACACAGGcatataaagaaatttaatatttttcctctcttccccaaaaCACCCATTCCCTCCACAACTAGTActtcagaaataataaatattaacagtTTGGTGCATATTCTTTGATACCTTTCTCCCTGCTTTTACAGACATAAACCAGCATGGATAAATAGATCATCTAAGTAAAAGTTGGGGTctatatgtatttttgaaaagttttaattagagtaaaatacacataatatgaaatttaccatcttaatcatttaaGTGCACTGTTCACTAGTgtgaagtacattcacattggTGTGCAATCTCGAGAACTCTTTTTAACCTCCAAAACTGAAACTCTTTGTCCATTAAAGAACAACCTTTCCATTCTCTCCTCCCTAGGCCTTTGGTAACCACTTTTTCACTCTTTGTTTAGATGAATTTGACCAACCTAGgtgcctcatataagtgaaattatccAGTATGTCTTTTTAAtgaatggcttatttcacttagcatactgttctcaagattcatccatgtcatagaATGTatgagaatttccttcctttttaaggctgaataatactcctttgtatgtatataccacaatttgtttatccgttaatccgttgatggacacttgggctgcttccaaccttttggctattgtgattaatgcccatactactcaaagcaatttacagattttaagttttttgggtaactgccatactgtttcccatagtggctgctcatttccaccaacagtacacaagggttccaatttctccacatccttgcaagcactttttgggttttttgagaTTAGACATTCTAGTGGGTATGAGGttgtatgtcattgtggttttgatttgcatttttgtaaTGACTGATgatatgaaacattttttaatatgcttGTTGGctgtttatttatcttctttggagaagtgtccattcatgtcctttgcccaatttttaattgttgttgattgtaggagttcttcatatattctagatattagcttcttatcagatatatgatttgcaaatctttctccctttctgtagaTTGAATTTTCATTTCGTTCATTGGTCCtttgcaaaatttttaattttgatatagttcaatttatgtgttttctacttttgttgtatatgcttttggtgtcatatccaagaaatcactgccaaatccaatgtcatgaacctttccccctgtgttttcttctaagagttttacagttttagctccTAACTTTAGGTTTTTTATCCATcttcaattaatttttgtgtgtggtgtaatgTAAGGgtccaccttcattcttttgcatgtggatatccgcttttcccagccccatttgttgaaaagactgtgcttccccattgaatggttttGACGCTcttgttgaaaattatttgattGTACATATAAAGGTTTCTTCCTGGGCTCTTTCTTCTATTCCATTTGTCTATATGACTgcctttatgccagtaccatgctgttttgaatactgtagctttgtaatatagtttgaagtcaggaagtatgatgcctccagctttgttcctctttctcaagattgatttggctattcagagtcttttgtggctccatacagatttttggatgtttcttttttctatttctgtgaaaaataccattgaaattttgatagggattgcattgaatctgtaaattgctttgagtagtatgggcattttaacagtaCTGATACTcctaattcatgagcatggaatacttttccatttatttgtggcttctttaatttctttcatcaatgtcttctagttttcagtacacagatctttcatctccttggttaaatttattcctaagtattttattctttttgatgc harbors:
- the LOC118520474 gene encoding keratin-associated protein 9-3-like, which encodes MACCSTSFCGFPTCSTSGNCGSSCCQPSCYQPSCYEPSCGGTSCGTGGGQEGGYGAVSCRVRWCRPDCRVEDTCLPPCCVVSCTPPTCCQLHHAQAPCCRPSYCGQSCCRPACCCYCCQPSCCEPTC